The following proteins are encoded in a genomic region of Lujinxingia vulgaris:
- a CDS encoding PspA/IM30 family protein: MSILDRLNLLIRSNFNESSRSERGGVRSNLREVETSLRDAKRQQAELRRGERQIIEQIRSEREKADQWEDRAMLALRNGDEDLAREALVVKNKAMVEARRLRDQLDEHRAYMQDIARALEALEHKLEGTRGKMRAASRRQSGARPSLRNESAWDAELRRRMEAREQGDAAPAPRTPSSTTPRTSSPTPADFVTDETFDTTRSMREFDRMSSKIDSMEADIEAMREISDIGNSLDPRRAELDAIFSRLEDRKSRSDSSSAPSAPRKNEGDRDDLADLKRKFQE, translated from the coding sequence ATGAGCATCCTCGACCGCCTCAACCTCTTGATTCGCTCGAACTTCAATGAAAGCTCGCGCAGCGAGCGCGGCGGGGTTCGCTCCAACCTGCGCGAGGTCGAGACCAGCCTTCGCGATGCCAAGCGCCAGCAGGCCGAGCTGCGCCGCGGGGAGCGCCAGATCATCGAGCAGATCCGCAGCGAGCGTGAAAAGGCTGACCAGTGGGAAGATCGCGCCATGCTTGCCCTGCGAAACGGTGACGAGGATCTGGCCCGCGAGGCGCTCGTCGTCAAAAACAAGGCCATGGTCGAGGCGCGCCGCCTGCGCGACCAGCTCGATGAGCATCGCGCTTATATGCAGGACATCGCCCGCGCCCTCGAAGCGCTGGAGCACAAGCTCGAAGGCACCCGCGGCAAGATGCGCGCAGCCTCCAGGCGCCAGAGCGGCGCACGCCCATCCCTTCGTAATGAGTCGGCCTGGGACGCCGAGCTTCGCCGCCGCATGGAAGCCCGCGAGCAGGGCGACGCCGCACCTGCCCCCAGAACTCCCTCCTCGACCACGCCGCGCACCTCCAGCCCGACCCCGGCGGACTTCGTGACCGACGAGACCTTCGACACCACCCGCTCCATGCGCGAGTTCGACCGCATGTCCAGCAAGATCGACAGCATGGAAGCCGACATCGAGGCCATGCGCGAGATCAGCGACATCGGCAACAGCCTAGACCCACGCCGCGCCGAGCTCGACGCCATCTTCAGCCGCCTCGAAGATCGCAAATCTCGCAGCGACTCGTCTTCGGCACCGAGCGCGCCCCGCAAAAATGAGGGCGACCGCGACGACCTGGCCGACCTTAAACGCAAGTTTCAGGAGTAA